In Anaerolineales bacterium, one DNA window encodes the following:
- a CDS encoding protein-methionine-sulfoxide reductase heme-binding subunit MsrQ — protein sequence MKFPSRYTPLQIAIHVYAWSALAWIVIQLFTDTFSINPIQELEQRTGRHALTLLVLSLFCTPVNTLFKWNEPLKRRRTLGLYAFMYATIHVIIFVDLDYGLAWSLIAQTVLQKPYIVVGMVTFLLLIPLAFTSFDIWKVRLGKNWKRLHRLVYLIAPLAVLHYAWSKKGDLFSLSGDIVRPLIYGLILAVFLILRIPAIRKAIASRPARSLILPAKKDSQPKLDVS from the coding sequence ATGAAATTCCCTTCACGCTATACCCCGCTTCAAATTGCCATTCATGTTTATGCGTGGTCTGCCCTGGCATGGATCGTTATCCAATTATTCACGGATACATTTTCGATCAACCCCATTCAGGAACTGGAACAACGCACGGGACGCCACGCCCTCACATTGCTGGTGCTTTCCCTGTTTTGCACACCCGTTAACACCCTCTTCAAGTGGAACGAACCGCTCAAACGCCGCCGCACGCTCGGCCTGTACGCCTTCATGTATGCAACCATCCACGTCATCATCTTTGTGGATCTGGATTACGGCCTTGCGTGGAGTCTGATCGCCCAGACCGTTTTGCAAAAGCCGTACATTGTCGTCGGGATGGTTACATTTCTTTTGCTCATCCCGCTCGCGTTCACTTCCTTCGACATTTGGAAGGTCCGCCTCGGCAAGAACTGGAAGCGCCTGCATCGGCTTGTGTACCTGATCGCCCCCCTCGCCGTCCTGCACTATGCCTGGAGCAAGAAAGGCGACCTCTTCTCGTTATCCGGTGACATCGTCCGCCCGCTGATCTATGGACTCATCCTCGCGGTATTTCTGATCCTTCGGATTCCCGCCATTCGAAAGGCCATCGCCTCCCGCCCGGCCCGCAGCCTGATTCTGCCCGCTAAAAAGGATTCGCAGCCCAAGCTGGATGTCTCTTAA
- a CDS encoding DUF5362 family protein, translated as MTNQTKGRIPWYLWPFAAIWKLLATIVEMTGRFVAMVLGILLILVGMLVSLTIVGAIVGVPLAIIGLLLFLRGIF; from the coding sequence ATGACAAATCAAACAAAAGGAAGAATACCCTGGTATCTGTGGCCCTTCGCGGCCATATGGAAACTGCTCGCCACCATTGTGGAAATGACGGGGCGCTTCGTGGCGATGGTGCTTGGCATCCTGCTAATCCTCGTCGGCATGCTCGTCAGCCTGACGATTGTCGGCGCAATCGTGGGCGTGCCACTGGCCATCATTGGTCTGCTGCTTTTCCTGCGCGGGATATTCTAA